Proteins from a single region of Xenopus laevis strain J_2021 chromosome 9_10S, Xenopus_laevis_v10.1, whole genome shotgun sequence:
- the ahsg.L gene encoding alpha-2-HS-glycoprotein L homeolog precursor (The RefSeq protein has 1 substitution and aligns at 94% coverage compared to this genomic sequence) produces MKLLLLSLLFICTTFALAKKPTGRIVDCDSPEANDAALEALHFINANHHHGYKFVVNQVEDIHVLPETVNGEIFYVELDLLESKCPWVSPTPAENCPVRPRAEQAVEGDCKIKLQKQNGNFTVLGVSCKSKPDSAENVFRACSSCPLLAPLNDTQVVHAVDVALLGFNNGNNTVYYKLHEIGRAQIQGPANNKVQVEFVIAASNCSNENAALDSCVALTGEGAHYGSCAGSVTKLPEAQDEELDMQCTVYEPQPPQVDQTGVPSIGVPAQPLVVHGHFHHNLRHSSLGPHSSESNSAEKLLLHLHQAKSAVKRSLFGKHSGPNALRPRCPGKKIFF; encoded by the coding sequence CTAAAAAACCAACAGGGAGGATTGTCGACTGTGATAGCCCAGAGGCCAATGATGCAGCCTTAGAAGCTCTTCATTTCATCAATGCTAATCACCACCATGGATATAAGTTTGTTGTCAACCAGGTGGAGGACATCCATGTTCTACCTGAGACAGTCAATGGAGAAATATTCTACGTGGAACTTGACCTTCTGGAGTCAAAATGTCCTTGGGTTAGTCCCACACCTGCTGAGAACTGTCCAGTGAGGCCCAGAGCTGAACAGGCAGTGGAAGGTGATTGCAAAATTAAACTCCAGAAGCAGAATGGCAATTTTACTGTCCTTGGCGTAAGCTGCAAATCTAAACCAGATTCAGCTGAAAACGTGTTTCGGGCTTGTTCCTCTTGTCCTTTACTGGCGcctctgaatgacacacaagtggTTCATGCTGTCGATGTAGCTCTTCTTGGCTTCAACAATGGGAATAACACTGTGTACTACAAGCTCCATGAAATTGGTCGGGCTCAGATTCAGGGACCTGCCAACAATAAAGTGCAGGTTGAGTTTGTTATTGCAGCAAGCAACTGCTCAAATGAAAATGCTGCTTTGGACAGCTGTGTAGCCCTGACTGGAGAAGGTGCTCACTATGGCTCCTGTGCTGGCAGTGTAACCAAGCTCCCGGAGGCACAGGATGAAGAGCTTGATGTGCAGTGTACTGTCTACGAACCACAGCCTCCCCAGGTTGATCAGACTGGTGTGCCAAGCATTGGTGTGCCTGCACAACCTCTAGTAGTTCATGGGCATTTTCACCATAATCTACGCCATTCCAGCCTTGGTCCTCACTCATCAGAATCCAACTCAGCTGAAAAGCTTCTACTTCATCTACATCAGGCTAAGTCTGCTGTCAAGAGATCACTGTTTGGAAAACACTCAGGCCCTAATGCACTTAGGCCTCGGTGTCCTGGCAAAAAGATATTCTTTTAA